In the Permianibacter fluminis genome, TTGGCGACCATAGCGAGTGGGAACCACCCGATCCCTTTCCGAACTCGGAAGTGAAAACACTCAGCGCCGATGATAGTGTGGGCTTGTCTCATGCGAAAGTAGGTCATCGCCAAGCTCTTAATGCAAAGCACAAAACCCCGGTCCACAAGGCCGGGGTTTTGTGCTTTTACGGCTGGAATTTGCCGTGCGGTGGAAGTGATTTCTGCGTGATTCGATGCCGATGCACGTTCGGCGGCGACAAATTTTGCGATGGACCGAATGATGGTCGTGCATGGTGCCGGGTGTTTTTGATTGGCTGATCCGGCCATAATGACGCGCCATCCATGCCTCAAATGCGGAAAGCCAGTGCAATGATTCTGCCCAACGCGGCACTGACCAATACCTTCGGACTGCAGGTTCGCGCAAAGCAGTTTGTGCAGGCACACAGTCTTGACTCTTTGCGCACCGCGCTGGTGGAAGCGCAGCGCTCGAACTTGCCGCTGCTTATTCTCGGTGGCGGCTCCAACTTTTTGTTTGTCGCGCCGCAACTCGATGCGTTTGTCATTCAGCCTGCGTTGACTGGAATTCGCTATACCGCCATTGCTGATAACGACGTACTGGTCACTGCTGGTGCCGGTGAGGTCTGGCATCAGCTGGTGCTGGCGAGCCTTGAGCAGGGTTTGTGCGGTCTGGAAAATCTGGCGTTGATCCCGGGCTCGGTGGGTGCCGCGCCGATTCAGAACATCGGCGCCTATGGCGTCGAACTGGCTGACTGTCTGGTGTCGGTGCAGGCGATGGAGATCGCGAGCGGTAATTTGCGTCATTTCCACAAAACGGAATTGCAGCTCGGGTATCGCGACTCAGTGTTCAAGCGCGCACTCAAGGACCAATACCTCATCACCGAGATCACTTTGCTGCTGCACCGGCAGGCGCCGCTGAAAACCGACTACGATAGTCTGGCCAAGGAGCTTGCCAAGCAGGCCGCCGCGCCAACTTCCGCGCAGCCGAAATCCGGGTTGACTGCGCGCCAGGTGGCCGACGCGGTGATGGCGGTGCGGCGGGCGCGTTTGCCGGATCCGGCGGTGCTGGGCAATGCCGGCAGCTTTTTTAAAAATCCGGTGGTGTCGAACGCAACCGCCAATGCGTTGTTGCAGCGCTATCCCGCCATGCCGCATTACCCGCAACCGGATGGCTCGGTGAAGCTCGCGGCCGGCTGGCTGATCGAGCAAGCCGGCATGAAAGGCATTCGTCGCGGCCAAGCTGGCACCCATGAAAGCCAGGCGCTGGTCATTGTCAATCTCGGTGCGGCCACCGGTGCCGACTTGCTGGCGGTGGCCCGGGAAGTGCGTGACACAGTCCAGCAACAATTCGGTGTAACGCTGGAGCCGGAAGTCTGGATTATCGGCGCTACGCTGTAAGTCGCTGCGATCTCGATGAGCGAATCACTTGCCCTGTTGATATCGGATTTTCTGTTTCGTGTTGCCAAGGATTTGCCGTGACATTGTCATCTGCCCACGCCGCGCCTATTCCCACCGCCTTGCTGCAATTGCTCGCCGATGGTCGCGAACATTCCGGCACCGAGTTGGGTGAACGGCTGGGTATTTCCCGGGCCGCTATCTGGAAGCAATTGCAGGCGCTGGACGAACTCGGCATCGCACTGGAAGCGGTCCCCGGACGCGGTTATCGCCTGCGCGAGCCGCTTGATCTGCTCGATGCCGCGGCGATTCATGCCGCACTGGCCGGGCAGCTTGAACTGGCCTCCCTAGAGGTGTTTTCCCGCATCGATTCCACCAATGCGTTCTTTTTGAGTGATGACCGCCCGACCGAATCGAACTTGCGCGTTGCGCTGGCGGAACAGCAAACCGCCGGCCGTGGTCGCCGTGGCCGCGCTTGGGTTTCGCCGTTTGCCGGCAATATTTATTGTTCGATCAAACGCCAATTTCCCTGCGGTCTCGAAGGCTTGTCCGGGCTGAGTCTGGTGGTGGGCCTGGCGATCGCACAAGCGCTGGAAGCGCTTGGCATTGCCGGCGTGCAATTGAAATGGCCAAACGA is a window encoding:
- the birA gene encoding bifunctional biotin--[acetyl-CoA-carboxylase] ligase/biotin operon repressor BirA produces the protein MTLSSAHAAPIPTALLQLLADGREHSGTELGERLGISRAAIWKQLQALDELGIALEAVPGRGYRLREPLDLLDAAAIHAALAGQLELASLEVFSRIDSTNAFFLSDDRPTESNLRVALAEQQTAGRGRRGRAWVSPFAGNIYCSIKRQFPCGLEGLSGLSLVVGLAIAQALEALGIAGVQLKWPNDLRADGHKLGGVLIELAGDAGGPCTAVVGFGINVKMPSDSAQTIDQLWTDLRQLHSQLPSRNTIVAGILLRLAQALAQFAEEGFAPFAAAWSARDEFRGRPVQITGVNVQQSGIAVGVDERGALLLDTDSGRRAIVAGEVSLRGSA
- the murB gene encoding UDP-N-acetylmuramate dehydrogenase — protein: MILPNAALTNTFGLQVRAKQFVQAHSLDSLRTALVEAQRSNLPLLILGGGSNFLFVAPQLDAFVIQPALTGIRYTAIADNDVLVTAGAGEVWHQLVLASLEQGLCGLENLALIPGSVGAAPIQNIGAYGVELADCLVSVQAMEIASGNLRHFHKTELQLGYRDSVFKRALKDQYLITEITLLLHRQAPLKTDYDSLAKELAKQAAAPTSAQPKSGLTARQVADAVMAVRRARLPDPAVLGNAGSFFKNPVVSNATANALLQRYPAMPHYPQPDGSVKLAAGWLIEQAGMKGIRRGQAGTHESQALVIVNLGAATGADLLAVAREVRDTVQQQFGVTLEPEVWIIGATL